Part of the Paenibacillus sp. FSL R7-0273 genome is shown below.
TTAATCATTTCGGTCTTGTGTTAACCTCAAGAATCCATATTTTCCCCCTGTGATCTACGGCGTAGTCAAATCCCAGCTCGCCGATCCCCGGAAAATGCCTTTCCAGCAGCTCGATACAGACATGCGTCAGCCGGCGCATTTCGGCTTTTTTGGCCGACGCGCTTATGCTTGGAAGTGAACGGCGCAGCCCATGCCGGCAGGTCATCATGGTTCCGCCTTTACAAAGGTTAGTTACGAATAACCCCGGACGCGCCAGTCTTCCCACCATCGAGCGGAATTCCCAGTGATCGCCGTTCTTCACAACCTTAACCCGGTAATCAATCGGACGCCCGGCAATCCGGGCAAGTGAGATGCCCTGCTGAATCATATAGCGCCGTCTCAGCTTCACTCTGTCAAGCGCACGCTTCATGGATCCAAAATCACGGTACATCCGGGTATGATGGTTGTAAGTGAACCCGTAGCCCCGGCTGTCCCGGAACACCTTGATTACACCATGTCCTCCACCGCCGACAATCGGTTTGATTACTACATTCCCGTATCTGCCCAGCATTGCTGACAGTCCGGCAGCGTTATATCCCTTCGTTCTCGGAATGTAACCGGCAACCCGTGAATCGCTGAGCAGCGCCTCGGTCTTCAGCCATTTGCTGGCCAGTTGTCTTCCCGCCATTGTCACCTCTCCTTTCGCAATCCCAGCCTACCCTATAGATTACTCAGAAAAGGAGCTGCCCTCCTGTATGATTGTCCGTGTAAAAGCCGCTCACAGCAAAAAAGGGCATATGGCTCCAGGCCTTATGTCCACGTGAATTTGTCCTGCCAGCAAATGATTGTACAAGATGACGCTGTACCGCATATAATTTTTGTAAAATACGGAAACAGAGCCGTATAAACAGGGAGGATCACTCTGCATGGAATGGTATCTGAATGCGATAAGAAACTATTTTAATTTCTCAGGAAGAGCTAGACGTATTGAATTCTGGATGTTTGCAGTAATTAACTTTCTAATCGGATTTCTGCTCGTGTTTATGGAGGCAGTTTTTGAACCAGCCCCTATAATTAGGTCGGTCTATTACTGGTTCATTCTAATCCCCTCCTGGGCTCTTCTGGTCCGCCGGCTGCATGATAGCGGAAGAACAGGCTTTTGGATTCTGCTTGCCCTGATCCCCTATCTCGGGTACCTGATCTTATTTATTTTCGCCTGCCTGGACAGCGAGGGCAATAACCGGTACGGCCCAAGTCAAAAGTACTGATATTTGTTATAAAAATCTTATAAACCCGCTCTATGCCAGCCTCCTCCCGCTGGAATTTCTTTGATGTTCAATGTATGATTACCGGGAGAGGGGGCTTTCTTATGGCTCAATTATTCGAGGTCTTGTACTGGTTCGCGATGATCGGCATGTCTGTCGTTCTGGCAGGTACTACTATCCTTGTCTGCGCACTCGGCTTCAGATTTATCCGCAGCCGCCGCCGGCTTCTCGGTGCAGGCTGCATTGCTTTTTCCCTCGCTGCTGCCGCCCTGATTGTCTTTATGATCAATTATAAATTCATCAGCCCTGCTTGAGCAGCTTGTTCAGGAACACTATATACTCTATGTAGAATCCTGCAGACGGCTTGTGCAAACAGACCGGCCGAACCGCTCAAAACTTTTTTTCTACTATTATAATACTCTATTTATACTACATATATGAGATAGCTGGCCTTGTTTGCCGGAAGGGGATATGTACATGGACAAAAAGATTAACTGGGGGATTATCGGCTGCGGTGATGTGACCGAGGTCAAGAGCGGACCTGCGCTGCAGAAGGCAGAAGGCTCACAGCTTGCCGCCGTCATGCGCCGTAACGCAGAGCTTGCAGCAGACTATGCCCGGCGGCACGGCGTACCGCGCTGGTATTCCGGCGCAGCCGAGCTTATCTCAGATCCCGGCGTAGATGCCGTGTATATAGCAACGCCGCCTTCTACGCATATGGAATACACCTTAGCCGCGACAAAGGCCGGCAAGCCTGTCTACGTCGAGAAGCCGATGGGCCTTAATACGGCAGAATGCGAGACTATGCTGGCTGCTTGTGAACAGGCTGGCGTTCCGCTGTATGTGGCTTATTATCGTAGGGCACTGCCCCGGTTCCGCAGGATTAAGGAATGGCTGGATGTGGGGGCCATTGGCGAGCCCCGGTTTGTACGCACCATGCATATGACCAAACCGCTCGAAGCTTCAGGCAGGAATAACTGGCGGGTGGATCCGGCTATTTCCGGCGGCGGCCTGTTTCTGGACGTGGGCAGCCATACACTGGATCTGCTGGATTTCCTGCTCGGTCCGGTTACAGATGCGGCTGGACATGCCTCTAATCTTGGAAGCTCTTATGCGCCTGAGGATACTGTCTCCGGGCGGTACCGGTTTGAATCCGGTATCCACGGGACGGGGATCTGGTGCTTCAATGCCTACACGAACGAGGATGTGACTGAGATTGTAGGCAGCCTGGGCAGCATCACCTTCTCAACCTTCGCGGACCGGCCGGTCATCCTGCGGACAGAGAACGGGGAGCAGCCGGAATTCATTCCCCACCCGGCGCATATCCAGCAGCCGCTAATCCAGTCCATTACCGATGAGCTGCTTGGACGCGGGACAGCCCTCAGCACGGGCCTGACTGCCATCCGTACCAGCCGCGTTATGGATGAGCTGGTGAAGAACTATAAGGGGCATTAATGCCCCTTCTTGATATTCAGCTTTTATTGTCATCTATACCCAGAAGGGCCTGCAGCTCCGCTTCCCTTTTTTTCAGATATAAATAATACTCCGCCCGCTCAAATATCTGCATATGATCAAATATAATCATATAGTGATATTTTTCATCGCCTGACTGCAGCAAATGTTCTATATATTCGATTGTCGCCTCAAAATAGCTCGTATCCACATTTTCCCCGTAATCCCTGATAGTCTGCCTAAATACCGTCAATTGCAGCGGGATATGGGAGATTATTTCTCTGTACAAGTCCGGATCTGCTTGCAGCTTCATTTCACTCCTGGCACGTAACAGCTCCCATTGTACCTTGAACCATTCATGATATGGATGAACCGCCGAATAGAGAGGCTCATAAAAAATCAAATCCCTCTGCAGCTCCAGCAGCTCTCTCCGGGCCTTTTTGCGCTTTATGTACCTGAATGTCAGCATCTTAGCATCCCCCTGAGTTATACAGTGGTTCACTTCCGCCGGATTACCCCTAACGGACCCAGATGATCTTATTCCTGGCAAAGCCGGATTATTATCAGACTATCGGACACCATCGACCTTATTTACTTAAAAATCGCCTCGGCCATGGTCATTATACATTAATAAGGGCACTACGGTCCGTTAGCCTAGTATAATGAGCCCTATACAGAAAATAACGCCGCTGTGGTCCGTTAGCAGCTGACCGTTTACACCCCGTCTCAGATAGAGACAGGGCGGATACACCCTCCCTGCACCACAATAACACTCAAGACGGGTGATCGGATTTCCTCCTGTAAACAAAAAACCTCCCGAAAGTGTATTCTGCTACACATTCCAAGAGGTCAGATTTTAGATTATAGTGTGTTAAAGTTCCTTGACTTCTTAAGCTTTGCTTAGCAAGGCTCAGCCGCCGGATTCCCTGCTTCTTCCTTCGTTCGGAACGAAGACCCGCAGCCGCAGGTAACTGTGGCGTTAGGATTGTGGATGGTGAACCCGCCGGTCATGCCGGATTCCTCGAAGTCGATCTCCAGGCCGTTCAGGTAACGAATGTCGTCCTTGCTGACCACTACCTTGAGCCCCTCAACATCCATGTAAACATCCTGCTCGGTCTCATTATCGTCAAATCCCATAGCATATGAGAAACCGCTGCAGCCGCCGGCAGTTACGCCAAGGCGAAGGAACATGTTAGGCACTTCCTGGTCAGCCAGCATTGTCTTGAGCTGTCCGGCCGCTGTATTACTGATTGTAATCATAGTCTAGCCTCCTAAAAGTTATATGATGTCATAAGCCTTCCGGCTAAAAGTTATACTCTATATAAAATTCAGTATACTCCACTCCGCTCCTACGCTCAAGTCATAACTCCCGCAGCCCCGGCGGCCAAACAGGAAAATGCTAACTTCCCAGGGCGGTTGCTCACCTTTGGAGAGAGGTTTATAATAGGTTAAGCGATGATCTGTAAAATTCGGAAATTTGTCACGGAGGCTGGTTGCCTCTTTCTTTATTTTTATTCATGGACCGCCGGTTCAGGAAGTCTAACCTTCAGGAGGAATTTGTATGTCTACACTTATAACCCCGCACACCGATGCCAGAATGGCGGACATTATTGAAAAAGTACGCGGCGGCGAACGATTGAATCTGGAAGACGGCGTTTATTTATATGAAAGCGATGACCTCTTGACGATCGGCCAGCTTGCTAATGAGGTCAATCTGCGCAAGAACGGGAAAAAGGTCTATTTTATCGAAAATATGAGCCTCTATTTCACCAATGTCTGCGAATCCCGGTGCGCCTTCTGCAATTTCCGCAAGGATGACGGCGAAGAGGGGGCTTACACCCTGTCAGGCCCTGAAATGGTGCAATATGTCGAACAGCATATCCACCCGGGAGTCCGCGAATTCCACATTGTCGGCGGCCATAATGATAAGGTGCCCTTCCAGTATTACGTTGATTCACTCAAGGCGCTGAATGAACGGTTCCCTGAGGTGACCCTTAAGGCTTATACGGCGGCAGAGATTGATTTCTTCACCCGTATCAGCGGACTCAGCATCCGCGAAGTGCTGGAGCAGCTGCGTGAAGCAGGACTGAAGTCGCTGACCGGCGGCGGAGCGGAGATTCTCTCCGACCAGTACCGCAAAAAAATGCGTGTCGATAAAGCGAACGTTGAAGAATACCTGGAGGTTCACCGCACCGCCCACAAGATGGGCATGAGAACCCACACAACAATGCTGTACGGCTCAATCGAATCGCGCGAGGACCGTATCCGCCATATGCTGCAAATCCGCGAGCTGCAGGACGAAACGAACGGCTTTATGGTGTTCATTCCGCTGTCCATGCAGCCTAAGAACCGCAATGCGGGCATTATGCGCCGCAACTCTGCCTATGAGGATCTCAAGACCATTGCTGTCAGCCGTCTGATGCTCGACAATTTCGATCACATCAAGGCTTACTTCATTAATATAGGCGTACAGCTGACCCAGGTTGCCATGAGCTTCGGCGCATCCGATGTACACGGTACCATCCTGAAGGAACGGATCAGCCATGCTGCCGGAGCATTAACACCGGAGGGCATGACACGAGAAGAGCTGATCTGGCTCGTCAAAGGCGCCGGACGTATTCCAGTCGAGCGGGATACCTTCTACAACGAAGTCAAGGTCTACGAATAGAATAGAAAAGCGTTACTGTGCCTGTTGCAATGCCATATTACAGCCATATGTGAAAGGAAGACTGGTCTCATGAGAACACTACTTGTCCTTGGCGGCGGCTACGGCGGCCTTGCCCTGATCCAGGAATTGCTCAATCACCATCTGCCCCACGATGTGGAAATTGTTTTGATTGACCGGATGCCTTATCAGGGAATCAAGACCGAATATTATGCGCTTGCCGCAGGTACTGTGAACGACTATCATCTGCGCATCCAGTTTCCCGTGCATCCCCGTTTGACCGTACGCTACGGCGAGGTAGGCTCGATTGATCTGGACAGCGGGCTTATTTTTCTTGAATCAGGTGAGCCGGTTCCTTATGATATTCTGGCTATAGCGCTTGGGTGTACAGATAACTATCACGGTATCGCGGGTGCTGAGCAGCATACCTGCAGTATTCAGAGCTTCTCGGCTACCAGAGAGACTTACCGCCGGCTCAATGACGTTAAGCCTTACGGATCAGTGAATATTGTAGGCGGAGGACTCAGCGGTGTGGAGATGGCTGCAGAGCTGCGCGAGAGCCGTCCCGACCTCAACATCCGGATCCTTGACCGCGGGGAGCGTGTCCTGTCCGCTTTTCCGGCCAAGCTGTCCCGGTATGTGGAGGAATGGTTCAGCGAGCATCAGGTCGAGACGCTGGGCCGCATCTCCGTGTCCCACGTTGAAAACGGTGCCGTCTTTAACGGCACCGAGGCGATCGCTGCAGATGTAACGGTATGGACAGCAGGTATACAGCCGGTCAAGGTAGTACAGCAGCTTGAGCTGCCCAAAGACCGCAGCGGCCGGCTTATAATCGGCCCTCACTCCGACATAGCCGATTATCCGGAGGTATATGTGATCGGCGACTGTGCCAGCCTGCCCTTTGCACCAAGCGCACAGGCGGCAGGCGCCCAAGGGGAGCAGGTAGCGTATATTCTCCGTTCCCTGTGGCGGGGTGAGACCCCGAGGCTTCATGCAATTAAGCTAAAGGGAACACTCGGTTCCCTGGGCAAAAATGCCGGGTTCGGCCTGATGGGCCGCCGCTCGGTAATGGGGCGTGTTCCCCGCCTGCTGAAGAGCGGAGTGCTCTGGATGTCCAAGCGGCATTTCGGCTGAGCTGAGTGCATCAAGTGGAGCGCTAGTCCAGATCAAGGCTGTCCCAGGCTTCCTGCTCCTTAATGGCAGCCTCTATGGCCTGCTCCAGCTCCTCCGGGGAATCCGCTTCAATGATCTCGCCGTCAACCATGGCGAACGGTCTCAGATAGCATTCCCCGCAGTTATTCAGACAGCCGTATTCTACAACATCATATTCGGGATTCTGTTCCAGCTTGTTCATAAGCGGTCCTGTCCCGTGCCCGATATTACTGGCACAAAATTCAATAATTGGCCTCATGTTGTTCTCCTTATTCTGTGCTAACCATTTTATTTTTTAACTTTTTGTACTATAATAAGTTTACGAAAGGAGTGATTGAGAAATGAGTGAGAATGTACAAAGCGCCACCATGTATGATGAGGTTCTGGAAGTACTCGATAAACTTCGTCCGTTCCTGCAGCGCGATGGCGGCGACGTGGAATTGATCGACGTTGAAGACGGCATCGTTAAGCTGAAGCTTATGGGCGCCTGCGGCAGCTGCCCGAGCTCCACGATCACGCTGAAAGCCGGGATCGAACGCGCCCTGATTGAAGAAGTAGAAGGCGTAGAAGAAGTTGTCCAAGTATTCTAATCCCATTTTATACCGTCCCGCTTCCTGAATAAGGGGGCGGGATTTTTTCTATTATAGAGGAATTCCTCCGGTGCCACAACCCGGGTGCTTTTGCCAGAAGCCTGAGCCAAAAAGAGGCTGCCCCGCAAGGTCATCAAATGACCTGTCCGGGACAGCCTCTTATACATTACGAAGCTGTGTAGATCAGCAGCTTAAAACGCAGGGATAATGGCACCTTCGTATTTCTCTTCGATGAATGCTTTAGCTTCTGCGGAGTTCAGGGCAGCAGCCAGCTTCTGGATTGCATCGGAATCCTTATTGTCAGGACGGGCTACCAGCAGGTTGGCGTAAGGGGAATCTGCACCCTCGATGAACAGGGCATCCTTCGTTGGAACCAGGCCGGCTTCAAGCGCAAAGTTAGTGTTGATCAGTGCAATGTCTACTTCATCCAGCTGGCGCGGCAGCATTGCTGCATCCAGTTCAATGATTTCCAGGTTCTTAGGGTTTTCAGTAATGTCTGCTTTGGTTGTAGTGATGTTAGTGTCATCCTTCAGCGTGATCAGGCCGTTCTTAGCCAGCAGGATCAGTGCGCGTCCGCCGTTGGTTGCATCGTTCGGGATTGCTACTTTTGCACCGTCAGCCAGTTCGTCAACGGATTTGATTTTTTTGGAATACGCGCCGAATGGCTCAACGTGAACTGCAGTTACAGATACAAGGTCCGAACCGTTCTTTGTATTCTGGTCATCAAGGTATGGCTTGTGCTGGAAGAAGTTCGCATCCAGTGCTTTCTCGGCCAGCTGTGTGTTAGGCAGGATGTAGTCAGTGAATTCTTTAACTTCCAGCTTGATGCCCTGTGCTTCAAGCAGCGGAGCAATAGCATTCAGAATTTCGGCATGCGGTACAGGAGAAGCACCGATAACAAGCGTTACCGGATCAGCGGCAGGCTCTGTAGTCGGCTCAGCGGAAGCATCAGCTGCCGGAGCGTTAGTTGCTGCAGAGTTCGCAGCGTTATTAGCAGTGTTATTGTTGCCGCAGGCTGCCAGCACCAATACCAGGGTCAAGCTAAAGAACGTCAGTAGTACTTTTTTCATCTGTAAATCCCCCTCTAAAATGTGTTTATGAATAAGGCTATATTTGGAAGTACCTTATTTCCGGGTAAAATATTGAACCAGCCTGTCACCGGCCATCTGGAGCAGCTGAACTAGTATAACCATCAGCACTACAGAGATAATCATGACTTCCTTCTCATAACGGTAATAACCGTAGCGGATCGCCAGGTCACCAAGACCGCCGCCGCCGATCATCCCCGACATTGCGGTATAGGAGACGAGGGTTACCAGAGTAATCGTCACTCCGGCAAGCAAGCCTGGACGGGCTTCCGGCAATAGCACCCGCATGACAATCTGGCCTGTAGAAGCCCCCATGCCCTGTGCCGCTTCGATAACCCCGCGGTCTACCTCACGCAGCGACGTCTCCACCAGTCTGGCAAAGAACGGGGCCGCACCGATAACCAGCGCCGGAATCGTTCCGAGCACCCCGATCGAAGTGCCCATAATCGTCTTGCTCAGCGGGATCAGGGCTACCATCAGAATCAGGAATGGAACAGAACGCAGGATATTTACAACCAGCGATAATACCGAGTAAATAACTCTGATAATAGGGTTATTTGATCTTCCCCATAAATATAACACAATTCCGAGTGGTAAACCAAGAATAATTGTGAAAATTCCGGAATACGCCAACATTTTTAATGTGGCGCCGGATGCATCCACCATTTCCTGCCAGTTAATATCATTAAAATTAAGACCGCCCATCAGGAAATCACCTCCACATCGAGTCCTTGTGCCGCCAGTTTAGTAAGCGTAGCATTAATTGCCCCCGGCTCGCCTTCAAACCGGACAATCAGCTGGCCATAAGGCACATCTTTGATGGTTGAGATCGTACCCTGCAGGATGGCAAAGCTGACGCCGGTTTCGCGTACAACCTCAGACAAGGTGGATTCATAGGTTTTTTGCCCCAGAAAGGTAATCTTAACCGCCTGTGCATTCTCTCTGCTGCCTGCTTCCAGAGCAGCTCTCAGCGGACCGTCCTGTTGGGCTTCACTGCGGATGAAATCCTTGGTCACCTCATGCTTGGGCTTCAGGAATACCTCAGCTACTTCCCCCTGCTCCACAATGCCGCCGCCGTGAATAACGGCTACCCGGTCGCAGATGCTCTGGATGACATGCATCTCATGGGTGATCAGTACAATCGTCAAATGGAATTTACGGTTAATATCCAGCAGCAGCCGCAGGATGGAATCGGTTGTCTGCGGGTCCAGCGCCGAGGTGGCCTCGTCACACAGCAGCACATCAGGATCGCTGGCAAGCGCACGGGCAACGCCGACACGCTGCTTTTGTCCGCCGGAGAGCTGGGCCGGATATTTGCCTGCATGGTTCTCCAGGCCGACCAGTACCAGCAGCTCCTTCACCTTTTGATCAATCTGTGCCTTGGGTGTGCCGGCGAGCCTCAGCGGGAACGCGATATTGTCATACACCGTAGCAGAGGACAGCAAATTGAAGTGCTGAAAGATCATGCCGATCTTGCGCCGTTTCTCCTGCAGCTGCCCCTTGCCGAGAGCGGTAAGCTCAACACCGTCTACCCATACCTCGCCGGAGGTCGGGCGCTCCAGCAGGTTGATACAGCGGATCAGCGTGCTTTTACCGGCACCGGAATGGCCGATTACCCCGAAGATTTCACCCTTTTTAATGGACAGATTCAAGCCCGAGAGCGCTGTTGCGGCTTTGCTGCCCTTTCCGTATACCTTGGTCAACTCTTTCAGCTCTATCAATTTCCGTCGTTCCCCCTTTATTCTGGTGCCATTTAAATCAAAAAGCCCCTTCCGATCATTGCAGATCGCAAGAGGCCCTGTGCGTTTAGTTACAATGCCATCTCATCTGCCAACGCCCGCATCCGTGCGGCATTGTAGGAATTAGCACCATGACATTTGCAGGCAGCGCAGAATTAAAGGGCTGTACACAAATCGGTTGCCGGGCTTCATCGGGCCTATCCCTCCGCCGCTCTCGATAAGAAAATATACAATTATTAAGCAATACTTGTCGCTAAATGTAAGAATATAATGCAAGCCTAAGTATAGTGAGTTTGTGCTTTTTTGTCAAAGGAAGATTTTGTCGCTTTAACGTGCTTCTGTCCCGGCGTGTTTATTAGCCATAGCCTTGTTTTTATGCCATTGCTCATTGCTGTAACGGAAGGCTGCGCATAAAGATTTACAGACCATTTCTACCCCCTGCTTCAGATCCTCCAGATGACTGTCGACATCCTCAAGCCTTATTTTGTCATGAAGGCCCTGATGCCTCTGCCACAGATCATCCTGCATTTCGGCGTTCATGTAATGAATCTCGGCGTTGCGGCGCTTCCGCAGATTGTGCAGCGGCTCCCGGTAGGAATTTTTGATGTTCTCCAACTCATCCGCCAGCGGACTATGCGTTTTAAGCAGCTGAAACTGCCTAAGCACCGTGAAATAGGAGAAGTGGGCCTTGTTCTGGCTTGTATTCAAGCCGTACAGGCTGTTCAGGACTGTTCCCAGCTTGTCCAGCAGTGAGAAGACACGGATAAAGCCGTTTTTATAAAAATAAACATAACGCGCGTAATCCCCCTGCTCCTCCACCGTCATGTCATCCATGTACCCGGCGACGACCTTTTTCCGGTAAAATGCTGCTGCGAAGCAGCTCTGCTCCAGCTCATCCAGCGAGGAAATCAGGCCGCGTGTCCAGATCTCCAGCTTGCGGTATTCATGGTCATGATCTTCATGGTCGTTCATTTCCCTGCGCAGCATGGACGCTACCCGTGCCATGTTGTCCATCGCTTCGGCCAGCACCCCGCTGTTGCTGCGCGGCGG
Proteins encoded:
- a CDS encoding MetQ/NlpA family ABC transporter substrate-binding protein, encoding MKKVLLTFFSLTLVLVLAACGNNNTANNAANSAATNAPAADASAEPTTEPAADPVTLVIGASPVPHAEILNAIAPLLEAQGIKLEVKEFTDYILPNTQLAEKALDANFFQHKPYLDDQNTKNGSDLVSVTAVHVEPFGAYSKKIKSVDELADGAKVAIPNDATNGGRALILLAKNGLITLKDDTNITTTKADITENPKNLEIIELDAAMLPRQLDEVDIALINTNFALEAGLVPTKDALFIEGADSPYANLLVARPDNKDSDAIQKLAAALNSAEAKAFIEEKYEGAIIPAF
- a CDS encoding DUF805 domain-containing protein — translated: MEWYLNAIRNYFNFSGRARRIEFWMFAVINFLIGFLLVFMEAVFEPAPIIRSVYYWFILIPSWALLVRRLHDSGRTGFWILLALIPYLGYLILFIFACLDSEGNNRYGPSQKY
- a CDS encoding methionine ABC transporter permease, producing MGGLNFNDINWQEMVDASGATLKMLAYSGIFTIILGLPLGIVLYLWGRSNNPIIRVIYSVLSLVVNILRSVPFLILMVALIPLSKTIMGTSIGVLGTIPALVIGAAPFFARLVETSLREVDRGVIEAAQGMGASTGQIVMRVLLPEARPGLLAGVTITLVTLVSYTAMSGMIGGGGLGDLAIRYGYYRYEKEVMIISVVLMVILVQLLQMAGDRLVQYFTRK
- a CDS encoding NAD(P)/FAD-dependent oxidoreductase; this encodes MRTLLVLGGGYGGLALIQELLNHHLPHDVEIVLIDRMPYQGIKTEYYALAAGTVNDYHLRIQFPVHPRLTVRYGEVGSIDLDSGLIFLESGEPVPYDILAIALGCTDNYHGIAGAEQHTCSIQSFSATRETYRRLNDVKPYGSVNIVGGGLSGVEMAAELRESRPDLNIRILDRGERVLSAFPAKLSRYVEEWFSEHQVETLGRISVSHVENGAVFNGTEAIAADVTVWTAGIQPVKVVQQLELPKDRSGRLIIGPHSDIADYPEVYVIGDCASLPFAPSAQAAGAQGEQVAYILRSLWRGETPRLHAIKLKGTLGSLGKNAGFGLMGRRSVMGRVPRLLKSGVLWMSKRHFG
- a CDS encoding Cthe_2314 family HEPN domain-containing protein; translated protein: MLRILLGEPPRSNSGVLAEAMDNMARVASMLRREMNDHEDHDHEYRKLEIWTRGLISSLDELEQSCFAAAFYRKKVVAGYMDDMTVEEQGDYARYVYFYKNGFIRVFSLLDKLGTVLNSLYGLNTSQNKAHFSYFTVLRQFQLLKTHSPLADELENIKNSYREPLHNLRKRRNAEIHYMNAEMQDDLWQRHQGLHDKIRLEDVDSHLEDLKQGVEMVCKSLCAAFRYSNEQWHKNKAMANKHAGTEAR
- a CDS encoding HesB/IscA family protein, which codes for MITISNTAAGQLKTMLADQEVPNMFLRLGVTAGGCSGFSYAMGFDDNETEQDVYMDVEGLKVVVSKDDIRYLNGLEIDFEESGMTGGFTIHNPNATVTCGCGSSFRTKEEAGNPAAEPC
- a CDS encoding NifU family protein — protein: MSENVQSATMYDEVLEVLDKLRPFLQRDGGDVELIDVEDGIVKLKLMGACGSCPSSTITLKAGIERALIEEVEGVEEVVQVF
- a CDS encoding Gfo/Idh/MocA family protein → MDKKINWGIIGCGDVTEVKSGPALQKAEGSQLAAVMRRNAELAADYARRHGVPRWYSGAAELISDPGVDAVYIATPPSTHMEYTLAATKAGKPVYVEKPMGLNTAECETMLAACEQAGVPLYVAYYRRALPRFRRIKEWLDVGAIGEPRFVRTMHMTKPLEASGRNNWRVDPAISGGGLFLDVGSHTLDLLDFLLGPVTDAAGHASNLGSSYAPEDTVSGRYRFESGIHGTGIWCFNAYTNEDVTEIVGSLGSITFSTFADRPVILRTENGEQPEFIPHPAHIQQPLIQSITDELLGRGTALSTGLTAIRTSRVMDELVKNYKGH
- a CDS encoding methionine ABC transporter ATP-binding protein — translated: MIELKELTKVYGKGSKAATALSGLNLSIKKGEIFGVIGHSGAGKSTLIRCINLLERPTSGEVWVDGVELTALGKGQLQEKRRKIGMIFQHFNLLSSATVYDNIAFPLRLAGTPKAQIDQKVKELLVLVGLENHAGKYPAQLSGGQKQRVGVARALASDPDVLLCDEATSALDPQTTDSILRLLLDINRKFHLTIVLITHEMHVIQSICDRVAVIHGGGIVEQGEVAEVFLKPKHEVTKDFIRSEAQQDGPLRAALEAGSRENAQAVKITFLGQKTYESTLSEVVRETGVSFAILQGTISTIKDVPYGQLIVRFEGEPGAINATLTKLAAQGLDVEVIS
- a CDS encoding YheC/YheD family protein yields the protein MAGRQLASKWLKTEALLSDSRVAGYIPRTKGYNAAGLSAMLGRYGNVVIKPIVGGGGHGVIKVFRDSRGYGFTYNHHTRMYRDFGSMKRALDRVKLRRRYMIQQGISLARIAGRPIDYRVKVVKNGDHWEFRSMVGRLARPGLFVTNLCKGGTMMTCRHGLRRSLPSISASAKKAEMRRLTHVCIELLERHFPGIGELGFDYAVDHRGKIWILEVNTRPK
- a CDS encoding YuzB family protein, giving the protein MRPIIEFCASNIGHGTGPLMNKLEQNPEYDVVEYGCLNNCGECYLRPFAMVDGEIIEADSPEELEQAIEAAIKEQEAWDSLDLD
- the mqnE gene encoding aminofutalosine synthase MqnE encodes the protein MSTLITPHTDARMADIIEKVRGGERLNLEDGVYLYESDDLLTIGQLANEVNLRKNGKKVYFIENMSLYFTNVCESRCAFCNFRKDDGEEGAYTLSGPEMVQYVEQHIHPGVREFHIVGGHNDKVPFQYYVDSLKALNERFPEVTLKAYTAAEIDFFTRISGLSIREVLEQLREAGLKSLTGGGAEILSDQYRKKMRVDKANVEEYLEVHRTAHKMGMRTHTTMLYGSIESREDRIRHMLQIRELQDETNGFMVFIPLSMQPKNRNAGIMRRNSAYEDLKTIAVSRLMLDNFDHIKAYFINIGVQLTQVAMSFGASDVHGTILKERISHAAGALTPEGMTREELIWLVKGAGRIPVERDTFYNEVKVYE